The Streptomyces taklimakanensis nucleotide sequence TGAGCGCGGAGGCGTCGAAGAGGCCGGCGAAGCCGCCCAGGGCGCCGATGCTCTCGGGGCGCCTGGCCTTCTTCACCCACTCCTTCATCAGCGTGACGGCGCGGTCGCCCGCCTCGATGTCCACTCCGGCCGCTGCGTAGCTGGCACCCGGGCCGGACGGGACGGGGTTGGTGGAGGTCATGGGTCTTCCTCTGGGACGGACGGCGGCTCACTGACTCACGTGGCCGGTCGGCTTGTCACGGGCCGCCGGCGCGTCGGTGGGCCGGCGGGGCGGTTCGCCGCGTCGCGCGGCGGTCCACGGCGGCGGGCGCGTGGCCGGCCCGCGTTCGTGGGGCGGCCGCGCGGGGCGGTGGGCGGCCCTCAGGGCCTGCCCAGGGCGTCGGCCGCGCCGGCACCGCCGATCAGGGTCCGCACGCCGTCGGGATCGGCGCTGGGGGCCTCGGTGATCTCGGTCTCCAACAGGTGCTTGCCCAGCAGCTCCGGGTCGGGCAGCTCCATCGGGTACTCCCCGTCGAAGCAGGCCCGGCACAGGTTCGGCTTGGCGATGGTGGTGGCCTCGACCATCCCCTCCAGGGAGATGTACGCCAGGGAGTCCGCGCCCAGCGAGGTGCCGATCTCCTCCACCGACAGCCCGTTGGCGATCAGCTCGGCGCGGGTGGCGAAGTCGATGCCGAAGAAGCACGGCCACTTGATGGGCGGGGAGCTGATCCGCACGTGGACCTCGGCCGCGCCCGCCTCGCGCAGCATCCGCACCAGGGCGCGCTGGGTGTTGCCCCGGACGATCGAGTCGTCCACGACCACCAGGCGCTTGCCGCGGATGACCTCCTTGAGCGGGTTGAGCTTGAGACGGATGCCGAGCTGGCGGATGGTCTGCGAGGGCTGGATGAACGTCCGGCCCACGTAGGAGTTCTTCACCAGTCCGCTGCCGTACGGGATGCCGCTGGCCTCGGCGTAGCCGACGGCGGCGGGGGTGCCGGACTCCGGGGTCGCTATGACCAGGTCCGCGTCCGCCGGGGACTCGGCGGCCAGCCGGCGGCCCATCTCCACGCGGGAGAGGTAGACGTTGCGGCCCGCGATGTCGGTGTCGGGGCGCGCGAGGTAGACGTACTCGAAGACGCACCCCTTCGGCTTCGCTTCCGCGAACCGCTGGGACCGGAGCCCGTCCTCGTCGACGGCGATCATCTCGCCGGGCTCGATCTCCCGGATGAAGGAGGCGCCGACGATGTCGAGGGCCGCGGTCTCGGAGGCCACCACCCAACCGCGCTCCAGCCGGCCCAGCACCAACGGGCGGATGCCCTGCGGATCGCGGGCGGCGTAGAGGGTGTGCTCGTCCATGAAGACCAGGCTGAACGCGCCCTTGGCCTTCGGCAGGATCTCGGCGGCCGCCCGCTCCACGGACAGCGGCCTGCCCTCGTCGTCCACCTGGCCCGCCAACAGGGCGGTGACCAGGTCGGTGTCGTTGGTGGCGGCCACCTGGGTGGCCCGGCCGCCCGTGCTGGGCAGGGCCGCGACCATCTCGGCCAGTTCCGCGGTGTTGACCAGGTTGCCGTTGTGGCCCAGCGCGATCGAACCCCGGGCGGTGGCCCGGAAGGTGGGTTGGGCGTTCTCCCACACCGAGGCGCCGGTCGTCGAGTAGCGCGCGTGACCGACCGCGATGTGGCCCCTGAGGGATCCCAGCGAGGTTTCGTCGAAGACCTGGGAGACCAGGCCCATGTCCTTGAAGACGAGGATCTGCGAGCCGTTGCTCACCGCGATGCCCGCGGACTCCTGTCCCCGGTGCTGCAACGCGTACAGCCCGAAATAGGTGAGCTTGGCGACCTCTTCGCCCGGAGCCCAGACACCGAAGACGCCGCAGGCGTCCTGGGGGCCCTTCTCACCGGGGAGCAGGTCGTGGTTGAGTCGTCCGTCACCACGTGGCACGCCTTCGAGTCTAGGACAGGTCCCTCGGTGTTCAGAACCCGGGACCGTGCCGGCCCGCCGCCGCTCCGCCGGCCCCACCTGCGACGACCCGCGTCGACCTGCGGCGTTCAGCCCAGTACGGGGAGGTGCTCGCGCAGATCCGCGCGTTCGCCGCTCGCTGTGAGATGTGCCGCATCCAACTCGTCGGTCCACGCGGTGCGTCCGGTGGCCAGCCGGATCCAGGTGAGCGGATCGGTCTCCACCACGCCGGGCGGGGTGCCGCGGGTGTGCCGGGGACCCGCCACGCACTGGACGACCGCGAAGGGCGGAATCCGTACCTCCACCGCGCCGCCGGGCGCCTTGGCCGCCAGGGCGTCGGCCAACAACCGCACGGTGGCCGCCAGCGCCTGGCGGGCCGGCGGGACGCGCGCGCCGGTGGCGCGGACGAGGTCGTCGCTGTGCACCACCAGCTCCACCAGGCGGGTCACGGTGAAGTCCAGGGCCCGCATGGCACCGAAGCCGTGCGGCAGCAGCACGTCGGGCCGGACGGCCTCCTCCAGCACCGGCTCCAACTGCTCGATGGCGTCGTCGACGGCCCGGGCGGCGCTGTCGTACGCCTGGGCGTGCTTCCGGGTCGCCTCGTCCAGCTCGTGGGCGACGCCGGCGGTGGAGGTCGCCCAGGTGTTCAGGTCCACCTCCGGGGCGCCGGCGCGGGGCGGGGGTTCGGCCAGCAGCCGGGGCAGCGCCTCGATCTGACCGGCGATGTGGACGACGAGGTGGTGTACGTCCCAGCCGGGCAGCCCGGAGGGCCGGGCCGTCTGGTCGGGGGTGAGCCCGTGCACGGCGTTGCGTACGGACTCCACCTGACCGATGAGCCCGGCCCGCACCAGGGCCGGGTCGTACGTCCTGGGCTTGCGCTTCACCGGAGGCATGGCGTCAGAGTAGAACGCCGTACCACCGGAGCAGACGGTTACCCACCGGTCGGGTGGTCGTGGGGATCAGTCCGCCCGCGCGTAGTCGTCCCGTGTGGGCAGGGCGATGTCCGTGCAGCCGCGCCGCTCGGCGACGTCCTCGACGTAGGCGCGGAAGACCGGACCCGGGTGGCGGCCCGCGGCGTGGACGTACGGGGGGCCGGCGGTGAGGACGTGGACGGCCGGTTCGCCGCCGCTCCCGATCCATCGCTCCGCTCCCCCGGTCCGGTGCGGCCCGGCACCCGTTCGGCGGCGAACCCACCGGCCTCGTACGACCCTCGTACGACGCCAGCGTGCCCCGGCGCCCGGGAGGGGCGCCGGGGCACGCTGGGACGCAGTGGGACGCAGCGGGACCGCGGCGGGAGGGCCGGACCTCAGCCGAACAGGGCCGGAAGGGCCGCCTCGTGGGCCTCGCGCAGCTCCGCCAGGGAGACGGAGAACTGCCCCTGGACGTCGATCGCGTCCCCGTCCACCACACCGACGCGGGTGGCGGGCAGGCCCCGGGCGCCGCACATGTCGGTGAAGCGCAGCTCCTCGCTGCGCGGCACCGAGACGATCGCGCGGCCGGCCGACTCGGAGAACAGGAACACGAACGGGTCCAGACCGTCGGGGACGATCAGCCGGGCGCCCCTGCCCCCCTTGAGGCAGGACTCGACCAGTGCCTGGACCAGTCCGCCGTCGCTCAGGTCGTGCGCCGCGTCGATCATGCCGTCGCGGGAGGCGGCGATCAGGATCTCGGCGAGCAGCCGCTCCCGCTCCAGGTCCACCGCCGGCGGCAGGCCGCCCAGGTGGTCGTGGATCACCTGGGACCAGGCCGAGCCGCCCAGTTCCTCGCGGGTGTCGCCGAGGAGGTAGACGAGCTGGCCCTCCTCGGAGAACGCCATGGGGGTGCGGCGGGCGACATCGTCGATCACGCCGAGCACGCCGACCACCGGGGTCGGGTGGATGGCCGTCTCGCCGGTCTGGTTGTAGAGCGAGACGTTGCCGCCGGTCACCGGGGTGCCCAGCGCCTGACAGGCGTCGGCGAGTCCGCGGCAGGCCTCGGCGAACTGCCACATCGCGCCCGGGTCCTCCGGCGAGCCGAAGTTCAGGCAGTCGGTGACGGCCAGCGGCCTGGCTCCGGTGGCGGCCACGTTGCGGTAGGACTCGGCCAGGGCGAGCTGGGCGCCGGTGTACGGGTCGAGCTTGGCGTAGCGGCCGTTGCCGTCGGTGGCGACGGCGACGCCCAGGCCCGTCTCCTCGTCGATGCGGATCATGCCGGAGTCCTCGGGCTGGGCCAGGACGGTGTTGCCCAGCACGTAGCGGTCGTACTGGTCGGTGATCCACTTCTTGGACGCCTGGTTCGGCGAGCCGACCAGTTTCAGGACCTGCTCGCGCAGCTCGTCCCCGCCGGACGGGCGGGGCAGCTTGTTCGCGTCGTCGGCCTGGAGGGCGTCCTGCCACGCGGGGCGGGCGTAGGGCCGGTGGTAGACCGGTCCCTCGTGGGCGACGGTGCGCGGGGGCACGTCCACGATCTGCTCGCCGTGCCAGTAGATCTCCAGCCGGTCGCCGTCGGTGACCTCGCCGATGACGGTGGCGATGACGTCCCACTTCTCGCAGATGGCGAGGAAACGGTCGACCTTGTCCGGCTCGACGATGGCGCACATGCGCTCCTGCGACTCGCTCATGAGGATCTCCTCGGGCGAGAGCGTGGAGTCGCGCAGCGGCACGGTGTCCAGCTCGACGCGCATGCCGCCGGAGCCGGCCGAGGCCAGCTCGGAGGTGGCGCAGGACAGGCCGGCGCCGCCGAGGTCCTGGATGCCGACGACCAGGTCCTCGGCGAAGACCTCCAGGGTGCACTCGATGAGGAGCTTCTCCTGGAAGGGGTCGCCGACCTGGACGGCCGGGCGCTTGGCCGGGCCCGTCTCGTCGAAGGTCTCGGAGGCGAGCACGGAGACGCCGCCGATGCCGTCGCCGCCGGTGCGGGCGCCGTAGAGGATGACCTTGTTGCCGGTGCCCGAGGCCTTGGCCAGATGGATGTCCTCGTGCCGCATCACACCCACGCACAGGGCGTTGACCAGCGGGTTGCCCTGGTAGCAGGGGTCGAAGACGACCTCGCCGCCGATGTTGGGCAGGCCCAGGCAGTTGCCGTAGCCGCCGATGCCGGCGACGACGCCGGGCAGCACGCGCCGGGTGTCGGGGTGGTCGGCGGCGCCGAAGCGCAGCGGGTCCATCACGGCGACCGGGCGGGCGCCCATGGCCAGGATGTCGCGGACGATGCCGCCGATGCCGGTGGCCGCGCCCTGGTAGGGCTCGATGTAGGAGGGGTGGTTGTGCGACTCCACCTTGAAGGTGACGGCGTAGCCCTGGCCGACGTCCACGACGCCGGCGTTCTCGCCGATGCCCACCAGCATGGCGTCGGAGGCGGGGGCCTTCTCGCCGAACTGCCTCAGGTGGACCTTGCTGGACTTGTAGGAGCAGTGCTCGGACCACATCACGGAGTACATGGCCAGCTCGGCGCCGGTCGGGCGGCGGCCGAGGATCTCCCGGATGCGGTCGTACTCGTCCCGCTTGAGGCCGAGTTCGGCCCAGGGCTGCTCGACGTCCGGGGTGTCGCTCGCGTGCTTGACGGTGTCGAGGGTCATGCCGCGCCCTTTCGATGGTCTTCTCCGCCCGCACGACGCAGAGGTGCGGGCGTCGGGGCCGTCTGCGGCCGAGTGGTCGTGCGTGCGTCGCTCATGCGGTGATCAGCTTCTTGAGGACCGAGGTGAAGAATCCCAGGCCGTCGGTGGTGGGCCCGGTCAGGGCCTCGACGGCGTGCTCGGGGTGCGGCATGAGGCCGACGACGTTGCCCGCCTCGTTGCAGACGCCGGCGATGTCGCGGCGGGAGCCGTTGGGGTTGACGTCCAGGTAGCGGAAGACGACCCGGCCGGTCGCCTCCAGCTCGTCCAGGGTGCGCTCGTCGGCGACGTAGCCGCCCTCGCCGTTCTTGAGCGGGACGGTGATCTCCTGTCCCTCGGCGTAGTCGGACGTCCAGGCGGTGCTCGCGTTCTCCACGCGCAGCCGCTGGTCGCGGCAGACGAAGTGCAGGTGGTCGTTGCGGGTGAGCGCGCCGGGCAGCAGGTGCGACTCGCACAGCACCTGGAAGCCGTTGCAGATGCCGAGCACCGGCAGGCCCGCGCGGGCCTGGTCGACGATCGTCTCCATCACCGGCGAGAAGCGGGCGATGGCGCCGCAGCGCAGGTAGTCGCCGTAGGAGAAGCCACCGGGCAGGACGACGGCGTCCACCTGCTTCAGGTCCTTGTCGCGGTGCCACAGGGCGACGGGTTCGCCGCCGGCGAGGCCGATCGCGCGCCGGGCGTCGACGTCGTCGAGGGAGCCGGGGAAGGTGACGACTCCGATTCGGGTCGTCATGCGCCGGTCACCTCTTCGACGCCCTCGGTCGCCTCGACGCGGACGGTGAAGTCCTCGATCACGGTGTTGGCGAGGAACGTCTCGGCGAGTTCGTGAACGCGGGCGAGGGCGGCGTCGTCGACGGGCCCCTCCACCTCGAGTTCGAAGCGCTTGCCCTGGCGGACGTCGGAGATGCCCTCGTAGCCCAGCCGGGGCAGCGCACGCTGAACCGCTTGGCCCTGGGGGTCGAGGATCTCCGGCTTGAGCATGACGTCGACTACGACGCGAGCCACAGGTACTCCCGGTGGGTGTTGGTGCTGGAGGCTGCCGCTTCAGCCTACCGGGCGGAAAATTCTACTCGCGTAGATAAGGGCGGGTTCGGTCACGGTCGGGTATCGGCACCCGAAAAAACCCGGGGAAGTGGTGCGGGAATCGCCGGGGAAAAAGTAAAGTCCGTTACGCGGCATGACACACGGGTGAGAATTCCGCATCTCACCGGCCAATGCCTGCCGCTGCACAAAGGAAAAAGGCATTGTTCCCGATCGTCGAGAACACCGGCACAACAGCATGTCGGGCAGCGGTTCCACCGCGTTCTCAACTGCGATCCTCCCGAAAGGACCGATATCCGTGGCACAGCGCGTGGTAGTCACACTCTCCGACGACATCGACGGCGGGGAAGCATCGGAAACGGTCACCTTCGGCCTCGACGGCAAGACGTACGAGATCGATCTCAACCGCGAGAACGCGAAGAAACTGCGCATGGGTCTCGCCCCCTACGTGCGGGCCGGCCGCAAGCGGGCACGCTCGGGCGGGACGTTCCGGCACACCTCCGTCGCGCCGGACCCCTCGGCGGTGCGGGCGTGGGCCAGGTCACACGGCTTCGAGGTGCCGCCGCGCGGACGCATCCCCAAGAAGGTCTACGAGGCCTTCGAGGAGGCCCGGTGAGCTCGCCGTCGGGCCCGCCGTCGGGCCCGCCGTCGGGCCCGACTTGCCGGCGCCCCCGGGTGATCGGCTAGAGTCTGAGTCACACCGCCGGGGGCGGCCGGAAACGGCCGAAGCCAAGGTGGTCGCGCGGGTGTAGCTCAGTAGTAGAGCGCCCTCTTTCCAAGAGGGAGGCGCAGTGTGCGATTCCTGTCACCCGCTCCACTCGCTCACCGATCCCTGGGGATCGGGTAGAGTGAGGGCGCGCCGCTCGGTGAGAGCCGAGAGGTGGCACGCGGACGTAGCTCAGTTGGTAGAGCGCAACCTTGCCAAGGTTGAGGTCGCGAGTTCGAGCCTCGTCGTCCGCTCGGAAAAGGCCCCGGTCCTTCTGGACCGGGGCCTTCGTCGTGCGTGCCCCGCCGCCCCGCGGTGGCGCACGACGCGGGCGGGCCTCTGACATTTGTCACACACGGTCGTGACAGGCCGCACTCCCCCGCCGCCCCGCCCTGTACGACCCTGGTGCCATGAACATCGGAGAACAGGTCATCGAGGTGAGCGGGCTGCGGCGGCGCTACGGCCCGGCCAAGGGGGAAGACGGCTTCGAGGCCGTGCGGGGCGTCTCGTTCTCCGTGGCACGCGGCGAGATCTTCGCGCTGTTGGGAACGAACGGGGCGGGCAAGACCTCCACCGTCGAACTGCTGGAGGGGCTGGCCACGCCCAGTGGCGGCCGGGTGCGCGTCTTCGGGCACGATCCGTACCGCGAGCGCGCCCGGGTGCGGCCGCGGATCGGCGTGATGCTCCAGGAGGGCGGCTTCCCCTCCGAGCTGACCGTCGCCGAGACCGCCCGGATGTGGGCCGGCTGCACCAGCGGGGCCCGGCCGTACGGGGAGGTGCTGGAGGCGGTGGGGCTGGCCCGACGCGCGGACGTGCGCGTCAAACAGCTCTCCGGGGGCGAACGGCGGCGGCTGGACCTGGCCATGGCACTGCTCGGTCGCCCCGAGGTCCTCTTCCTGGACGAGCCGACCACCGGGCTGGACGCCGAGGGCCGGCGGGAGACCTGGCGGTTGGTGCGCGAACTGCGCGAGGGCGGCACGACGGTGCTGCTGACCACGCACTACCTGGAGGAGGCCGAGGAACTGGCCGACCGGCTCGCGATCATGCGCGCGGGACGGATCGTCGTCTCCGGCACTCCGGCCGAGGTCACCGCCACCCGCCCGTCCCGCATCCGCTTCGTGCTGCCCGAGGGGGTGCCCGCGGCCCGGCTCCCGCTGTCGGTGCCGGCCGCCGTCCACGGGCGACGGGTGGAGGTGCGCACCGATCGACTGCAGGAGGCGCTGACCGAGCTGCTGCTGTGGGCCCGCCGGGAGGACGTGGAGCTGGAGGAGCTGGACGCCCGCTCGGCGTCCCTGGAGGAGGCGTTCTTGGAGATCGCCCACGAGGGCGGCGCCGACGACCTCCCCGACACCGGGGACGGCGGGAGCGACACGGACGGCACGGCACGACTGACGGGGACGGGGACGGGAGCACGATGAGCACGACCCACACGGCGAGCGACACGACGCACGACACGGCGCCCGGCGGCGGTGCCACGGACGGCGCCGCGGCCGTCTGGCGGCGGGTGCGGGCACTGGCCCGGGCCGAGCTGACGTTGCTGGTGCGCAACCGCACCGCGCTGTTCACCGCCCTGCTGATGCCGTTCTTCATGGTCTTCCTCATGCGGTCCTCGGTCGGCGAGATGAACCTGGAGGACACCGGGCTGAGCGTGGCGGGCCTGGTGATGACCAGCGGCATCGCCATGGTGCTGATCTTCGTCGTCTACACGAACCTCATCCCCACCTACGTCGCCCGCCGAGAGGAACTGGTGCTCAAGCGGCTGCGGACCGGTGAGGTGCGCGACTGGGAGATCCTGGCCGGCACCGCGCTGCCCGTGGTCGTCCTGGCCGTGGCCCAGTGCGCCCTGCTGGTCGCGGCGGGCGCCGCGCTGCTGGACATGGCGCCGCCCGAGCGGCTCGACCTGCTGCTGGCCGGTGTGCTGGCGGGCGTCGTCCTGATGGTGCTGACGGCCGCCGTGACGGCCGTGGTCACCCGCACCGCCGAGAGCGCCCAGATCACCGCGCTGCCGCTGATGCTGGCCTCGTTCGTCGGCTCG carries:
- a CDS encoding ABC transporter ATP-binding protein, producing the protein MNIGEQVIEVSGLRRRYGPAKGEDGFEAVRGVSFSVARGEIFALLGTNGAGKTSTVELLEGLATPSGGRVRVFGHDPYRERARVRPRIGVMLQEGGFPSELTVAETARMWAGCTSGARPYGEVLEAVGLARRADVRVKQLSGGERRRLDLAMALLGRPEVLFLDEPTTGLDAEGRRETWRLVRELREGGTTVLLTTHYLEEAEELADRLAIMRAGRIVVSGTPAEVTATRPSRIRFVLPEGVPAARLPLSVPAAVHGRRVEVRTDRLQEALTELLLWARREDVELEELDARSASLEEAFLEIAHEGGADDLPDTGDGGSDTDGTARLTGTGTGAR
- the purS gene encoding phosphoribosylformylglycinamidine synthase subunit PurS, translating into MARVVVDVMLKPEILDPQGQAVQRALPRLGYEGISDVRQGKRFELEVEGPVDDAALARVHELAETFLANTVIEDFTVRVEATEGVEEVTGA
- a CDS encoding maleylpyruvate isomerase family mycothiol-dependent enzyme, yielding MPPVKRKPRTYDPALVRAGLIGQVESVRNAVHGLTPDQTARPSGLPGWDVHHLVVHIAGQIEALPRLLAEPPPRAGAPEVDLNTWATSTAGVAHELDEATRKHAQAYDSAARAVDDAIEQLEPVLEEAVRPDVLLPHGFGAMRALDFTVTRLVELVVHSDDLVRATGARVPPARQALAATVRLLADALAAKAPGGAVEVRIPPFAVVQCVAGPRHTRGTPPGVVETDPLTWIRLATGRTAWTDELDAAHLTASGERADLREHLPVLG
- a CDS encoding Lsr2 family protein, giving the protein MAQRVVVTLSDDIDGGEASETVTFGLDGKTYEIDLNRENAKKLRMGLAPYVRAGRKRARSGGTFRHTSVAPDPSAVRAWARSHGFEVPPRGRIPKKVYEAFEEAR
- the purQ gene encoding phosphoribosylformylglycinamidine synthase subunit PurQ yields the protein MTTRIGVVTFPGSLDDVDARRAIGLAGGEPVALWHRDKDLKQVDAVVLPGGFSYGDYLRCGAIARFSPVMETIVDQARAGLPVLGICNGFQVLCESHLLPGALTRNDHLHFVCRDQRLRVENASTAWTSDYAEGQEITVPLKNGEGGYVADERTLDELEATGRVVFRYLDVNPNGSRRDIAGVCNEAGNVVGLMPHPEHAVEALTGPTTDGLGFFTSVLKKLITA
- the purF gene encoding amidophosphoribosyltransferase, with protein sequence MPRGDGRLNHDLLPGEKGPQDACGVFGVWAPGEEVAKLTYFGLYALQHRGQESAGIAVSNGSQILVFKDMGLVSQVFDETSLGSLRGHIAVGHARYSTTGASVWENAQPTFRATARGSIALGHNGNLVNTAELAEMVAALPSTGGRATQVAATNDTDLVTALLAGQVDDEGRPLSVERAAAEILPKAKGAFSLVFMDEHTLYAARDPQGIRPLVLGRLERGWVVASETAALDIVGASFIREIEPGEMIAVDEDGLRSQRFAEAKPKGCVFEYVYLARPDTDIAGRNVYLSRVEMGRRLAAESPADADLVIATPESGTPAAVGYAEASGIPYGSGLVKNSYVGRTFIQPSQTIRQLGIRLKLNPLKEVIRGKRLVVVDDSIVRGNTQRALVRMLREAGAAEVHVRISSPPIKWPCFFGIDFATRAELIANGLSVEEIGTSLGADSLAYISLEGMVEATTIAKPNLCRACFDGEYPMELPDPELLGKHLLETEITEAPSADPDGVRTLIGGAGAADALGRP
- the purL gene encoding phosphoribosylformylglycinamidine synthase subunit PurL: MTLDTVKHASDTPDVEQPWAELGLKRDEYDRIREILGRRPTGAELAMYSVMWSEHCSYKSSKVHLRQFGEKAPASDAMLVGIGENAGVVDVGQGYAVTFKVESHNHPSYIEPYQGAATGIGGIVRDILAMGARPVAVMDPLRFGAADHPDTRRVLPGVVAGIGGYGNCLGLPNIGGEVVFDPCYQGNPLVNALCVGVMRHEDIHLAKASGTGNKVILYGARTGGDGIGGVSVLASETFDETGPAKRPAVQVGDPFQEKLLIECTLEVFAEDLVVGIQDLGGAGLSCATSELASAGSGGMRVELDTVPLRDSTLSPEEILMSESQERMCAIVEPDKVDRFLAICEKWDVIATVIGEVTDGDRLEIYWHGEQIVDVPPRTVAHEGPVYHRPYARPAWQDALQADDANKLPRPSGGDELREQVLKLVGSPNQASKKWITDQYDRYVLGNTVLAQPEDSGMIRIDEETGLGVAVATDGNGRYAKLDPYTGAQLALAESYRNVAATGARPLAVTDCLNFGSPEDPGAMWQFAEACRGLADACQALGTPVTGGNVSLYNQTGETAIHPTPVVGVLGVIDDVARRTPMAFSEEGQLVYLLGDTREELGGSAWSQVIHDHLGGLPPAVDLERERLLAEILIAASRDGMIDAAHDLSDGGLVQALVESCLKGGRGARLIVPDGLDPFVFLFSESAGRAIVSVPRSEELRFTDMCGARGLPATRVGVVDGDAIDVQGQFSVSLAELREAHEAALPALFG
- a CDS encoding ABC transporter permease encodes the protein MSTTHTASDTTHDTAPGGGATDGAAAVWRRVRALARAELTLLVRNRTALFTALLMPFFMVFLMRSSVGEMNLEDTGLSVAGLVMTSGIAMVLIFVVYTNLIPTYVARREELVLKRLRTGEVRDWEILAGTALPVVVLAVAQCALLVAAGAALLDMAPPERLDLLLAGVLAGVVLMVLTAAVTAVVTRTAESAQITALPLMLASFVGSGLFVPLEVMPDRLADVLRLLPMTPVVDLVRYGWFGGGGYDDVLRALLTAVVWVAASVFAVRRWFRWEPRR